Proteins encoded together in one Microbacterium sp. zg-Y625 window:
- a CDS encoding AAA family ATPase, whose product MTITAEQTAWFQETFAKLVDNVEQVVLGKRHVIELAFTAMVSEGHLLLEDFPGTGKTSLARAMGQTVQGTSTRIQFTPDLLPGDVTGITVYDQKRGEFDFHQGPVFANILLADEINRASPKTQSALLEVMEEGHVTVDGVTRQVGVPFLVVATQNPVEQAGTYRLPEAQLDRFLLKTSLGYPDHAATVRILEGSGNARREVESVITPQGVVTLADVARDVYLNPLVLDYIARIVEATRLATEVRLGASVRGAIALTKAAKTWAVAHGRGYVTPDDVKALAEPVLAHRLILDPEAEFDGVTAGAVIGQVLLDIAPPSQRDAV is encoded by the coding sequence ATGACCATCACCGCCGAGCAGACCGCCTGGTTCCAGGAGACGTTCGCGAAGCTCGTCGACAACGTCGAGCAGGTCGTGCTGGGAAAGCGGCACGTGATCGAACTCGCCTTCACCGCGATGGTCTCCGAGGGGCACCTGCTGCTGGAGGACTTCCCCGGCACCGGCAAGACCTCCCTGGCCCGGGCGATGGGGCAGACCGTGCAGGGCACGAGCACGCGCATCCAGTTCACACCCGACCTGCTGCCCGGCGATGTGACCGGCATCACGGTGTACGACCAGAAGCGCGGCGAGTTCGACTTCCACCAGGGCCCGGTGTTCGCGAACATCCTGCTGGCCGACGAGATCAACCGCGCCTCGCCGAAGACCCAGTCGGCCCTCCTCGAGGTGATGGAGGAAGGACACGTCACCGTCGACGGCGTGACGCGTCAGGTGGGTGTGCCGTTCCTCGTCGTGGCGACCCAGAACCCCGTCGAGCAGGCGGGCACCTACCGCCTTCCCGAAGCACAGCTCGACCGGTTCCTGCTGAAGACGTCGCTCGGCTACCCCGACCACGCCGCCACGGTGCGCATCCTCGAAGGCAGCGGCAACGCCCGCCGCGAGGTGGAGTCCGTCATCACCCCGCAGGGGGTGGTGACCCTCGCCGACGTCGCCCGCGATGTGTACCTGAATCCCCTGGTGCTGGACTACATCGCCCGCATCGTCGAGGCGACGCGGCTCGCGACCGAGGTGCGCCTGGGCGCCAGCGTGCGCGGCGCGATCGCCCTGACCAAGGCCGCGAAGACCTGGGCCGTCGCGCACGGCCGCGGCTACGTGACGCCCGACGACGTCAAGGCGCTCGCCGAGCCGGTGCTCGCCCACCGGCTCATCCTCGACCCCGAAGCGGAGTTCGACGGGGTGACCGCCGGCGCCGTGATCGGCCAGGTGCTGCTCGACATCGCACCGCCCAGTCAGCGGGATGCCGTGTGA
- a CDS encoding DUF58 domain-containing protein gives MSLPSESRLTRTVGSTGTAHARTRYATARSTTELAVRGDRAWRRARTAVVAAWRGVSDTVTAAGWLLLTAAAAGIGLGVAFGWVEFAVAGSIAAALLVLSVPFLFSARAYDVDLSLGHDRVVAGTHVEGTLRVTNIGRGIALPGRIDVPVGEGLVDVYVPLLRHGHEHVQQVVVPAERRGVITVGPARTVRGDPLGILKREATWDDTHTLYVHPVTTALHSTSTGFIRDLEGQSSRTIVDADISFHALREYVPGDSQRQIHWKSTAKTGTLMVRQYEESRRSRMIIALALGEGEYGTDDEFELAVSAAGSIGIRGIRDGRDVDVVVGGEVPEFARRTVRTIRELATVTTRTLLDELSGVERTTLVGPLADVTSLARETHSDASIAFLVCGSTQTPRLLQSAALAFPPDVAVVAVVCNPEAEPGFRRLGTVTVLTIGLLDDLRHLLARGAQT, from the coding sequence GTGAGCCTCCCCTCCGAATCCCGCCTCACGCGCACCGTCGGGTCAACCGGCACCGCGCATGCGCGCACCCGCTACGCCACCGCACGGTCGACGACCGAGCTGGCGGTGCGCGGCGACCGCGCGTGGCGTCGTGCGCGCACGGCGGTCGTCGCCGCCTGGCGCGGGGTGTCGGACACGGTCACGGCCGCCGGCTGGCTGCTGCTGACGGCCGCGGCAGCGGGGATCGGGCTGGGCGTGGCCTTCGGATGGGTCGAGTTCGCGGTGGCGGGATCGATCGCCGCGGCGCTGCTGGTGCTGTCGGTGCCGTTCCTCTTCAGCGCCCGGGCCTACGACGTCGACCTCAGCCTGGGTCATGACCGGGTGGTGGCCGGCACGCACGTGGAGGGCACGCTCCGCGTCACCAACATCGGCCGCGGCATCGCCTTGCCCGGGCGCATCGACGTGCCGGTGGGTGAGGGTCTCGTCGACGTCTACGTGCCGCTGCTGCGGCACGGACACGAGCACGTGCAGCAGGTCGTCGTCCCCGCCGAGCGGCGCGGCGTCATCACGGTGGGGCCCGCGCGCACGGTACGCGGCGACCCGCTCGGCATCCTGAAGCGCGAAGCGACGTGGGACGACACGCACACGCTCTACGTGCACCCGGTGACCACGGCCCTGCACAGCACGAGCACCGGGTTCATCCGCGACCTCGAGGGTCAGTCCTCACGCACCATCGTCGACGCGGACATCTCCTTCCACGCGCTGCGTGAGTATGTGCCGGGCGATTCGCAGCGACAGATCCATTGGAAGTCGACCGCCAAGACCGGCACGCTCATGGTGCGCCAGTACGAAGAGAGCCGCCGCTCGCGCATGATCATCGCGCTGGCGCTCGGCGAGGGCGAGTACGGCACCGACGACGAGTTCGAGCTGGCCGTGAGCGCCGCCGGGTCCATCGGCATCCGCGGCATCCGCGACGGGCGCGACGTCGACGTCGTCGTGGGCGGCGAGGTGCCCGAGTTCGCCCGCCGCACCGTGCGGACCATTCGGGAGCTCGCGACGGTGACCACCCGCACCCTGCTGGACGAGCTCTCCGGTGTCGAGCGCACGACGCTGGTCGGACCGCTCGCCGACGTCACGTCCCTCGCCCGCGAGACGCACAGCGACGCGTCGATCGCGTTCCTCGTCTGCGGCTCCACCCAGACCCCGCGCCTTCTGCAGAGCGCAGCCCTCGCCTTCCCCCCCGATGTCGCCGTCGTCGCGGTCGTCTGCAACCCCGAGGCCGAGCCCGGGTTCCGGCGCCTGGGAACGGTGACGGTGCTCACGATCGGTCTGCTCGACGACCTGCGTCACCTTCTCGCACGCGGAGCACAGACATGA
- a CDS encoding DUF3488 domain-containing protein — protein sequence MSADAGPQRRSRRRAPVSTARFLIVNALLLDALFLVGAVAVWPIYRDPAFLVLVAVALALAHLIALAGIRWGWSGWWVALATIGAYVVAGVPLAAPTALARPDSLVPSLLSVLTAPVTGWKDLLTLELPLGTYQSTLAPALLLFLGIPTAALSLAWRARRLWVLAAPLGLGLTVFGVLFGARTLSAPVIAGAPVPGAVEVFAGTAAVLTALVFTVWRTRHERRRALRAAEAASGVRATTRARSALAGRTAIAAGMLVVAVAGGVALGPWAVAGQPREVLRSGIDPRLELAAQLSPLSQYRGFFADDQFDTVLFTVDGAEGADRVRLATLSFFDGQVARVIDPEAGSADPTTAFVRVPSALPAPDRTVPTVADVQIAAYEGIWVPTVGSVTAIDFDGGTGGDRDDGFFYNVDTRMGVALPDPGLQPGATYRQHGAVDAEPPAVGDLTPTRDTPRLDDALVPDSLTDWIRAQEAPAGGEGLHMLIDRLRARGLLSHALTVDAEAPPLWTAGLGEYSFEPSRAGHSTDRIDRLFTALLERQNDVGGTDDAALVAAPGDDEQFAVAASMIADQLGFDARIVLGARLTAGTDAAGLPTCVDGACRGGDMTAWIEVQDASGMWVPIDVTPQHEVGMTPDLEQRRDPQNPTEVRQEIAEPVPPAEADPADSGEREDDDTTTETDLSALWATLRVGGIALLGLLVLVGPFLLVVVLKVLRRRGRRDAPDVVERFTGGWDEYVDTAVDHGYPAPSTHTRTELAAQYAGAEASERGAELARWADRSVFDAEPPHADESERFWRIVEEERARFAAEAGWWARLRARLSLRSFLRSARARASRRRPPGGRRERG from the coding sequence ATGAGCGCCGACGCCGGGCCGCAGCGGCGCTCGCGCCGCCGGGCTCCCGTGTCGACCGCACGGTTCCTCATCGTCAACGCGCTGCTGCTCGACGCGCTGTTCCTCGTCGGCGCCGTCGCGGTGTGGCCGATCTACCGCGACCCCGCCTTCCTCGTGCTCGTCGCCGTCGCGCTGGCCCTCGCCCACCTCATCGCCCTCGCCGGCATCCGGTGGGGGTGGTCGGGATGGTGGGTGGCCCTCGCGACCATCGGCGCCTACGTCGTAGCGGGGGTCCCACTGGCGGCGCCCACGGCGCTGGCGCGGCCGGACTCGCTGGTGCCGTCGCTCCTGAGCGTGCTGACGGCACCCGTCACGGGGTGGAAGGATCTGCTCACCCTCGAGCTGCCACTGGGCACCTACCAGAGCACCCTCGCGCCGGCGCTCCTGCTGTTCCTCGGCATCCCCACCGCCGCCCTGTCGCTGGCCTGGCGCGCCCGCCGTCTCTGGGTGCTGGCCGCTCCCCTGGGCCTCGGGCTCACCGTCTTCGGCGTGCTGTTCGGTGCCCGCACGCTCAGCGCCCCGGTCATCGCCGGCGCCCCCGTGCCCGGCGCCGTCGAGGTCTTCGCCGGAACCGCCGCGGTGCTCACGGCACTCGTCTTCACGGTGTGGCGCACCCGGCACGAGCGACGTCGGGCGCTGCGGGCCGCGGAAGCTGCCAGCGGCGTGCGCGCGACGACCCGGGCCAGGTCAGCTCTGGCGGGGCGCACGGCCATCGCTGCCGGCATGCTCGTCGTCGCTGTGGCCGGCGGCGTCGCCCTCGGGCCGTGGGCCGTCGCGGGGCAGCCGCGTGAAGTGCTGCGGTCGGGGATCGACCCCCGCCTCGAACTCGCGGCGCAGCTGAGCCCTCTCTCGCAGTACCGGGGCTTCTTCGCGGACGACCAGTTCGACACGGTGCTGTTCACCGTCGACGGCGCCGAGGGCGCCGACCGGGTGCGCCTGGCGACGCTGTCGTTCTTCGACGGTCAGGTCGCCCGCGTCATCGACCCCGAGGCAGGCTCGGCAGACCCCACCACCGCGTTCGTGCGCGTGCCGTCGGCGCTGCCGGCGCCCGACCGCACCGTGCCGACCGTCGCCGACGTGCAGATCGCCGCCTATGAGGGCATCTGGGTGCCCACCGTCGGCTCCGTCACCGCGATCGACTTCGACGGCGGCACGGGCGGCGACCGCGACGACGGATTCTTCTACAACGTCGACACCCGCATGGGCGTCGCCCTCCCCGACCCGGGGCTGCAGCCGGGGGCCACCTACCGACAGCACGGCGCCGTCGACGCCGAGCCGCCCGCCGTCGGTGACCTGACCCCCACGAGGGACACCCCGCGGCTCGATGACGCGCTCGTGCCCGACAGCCTCACCGACTGGATCAGGGCGCAGGAGGCCCCCGCCGGCGGCGAGGGCCTGCACATGCTCATCGACCGCCTGCGCGCCCGGGGCCTGCTCAGTCATGCCCTCACCGTCGACGCCGAGGCGCCGCCGCTGTGGACGGCGGGGCTGGGCGAATACTCGTTCGAGCCGAGCAGGGCCGGTCACTCGACCGACCGGATCGACCGCCTGTTCACGGCCCTCCTCGAGCGCCAGAACGACGTCGGCGGCACCGACGACGCGGCCCTGGTGGCAGCGCCCGGCGACGACGAGCAGTTCGCCGTCGCCGCCAGCATGATCGCCGACCAGCTCGGCTTCGACGCCCGCATCGTGCTGGGGGCCCGCCTCACGGCGGGGACGGATGCCGCGGGGCTGCCGACCTGCGTCGACGGGGCGTGCCGCGGCGGAGACATGACGGCCTGGATCGAGGTGCAGGACGCCTCGGGCATGTGGGTGCCGATCGACGTGACACCGCAGCACGAGGTCGGCATGACGCCGGACCTCGAACAGCGCCGGGACCCACAGAACCCCACCGAGGTGCGGCAGGAGATCGCCGAGCCCGTGCCGCCCGCCGAGGCGGACCCCGCCGACAGCGGCGAACGCGAAGACGACGACACGACGACCGAGACCGACCTGTCGGCCCTGTGGGCGACGCTGCGGGTCGGCGGGATCGCGCTTCTGGGCCTGCTGGTGCTGGTGGGACCCTTCCTGCTCGTCGTGGTGCTGAAGGTGCTGCGCCGGCGGGGCAGGCGCGACGCGCCCGACGTCGTCGAGCGGTTCACCGGCGGATGGGACGAGTACGTCGACACTGCGGTGGACCACGGCTACCCGGCCCCGAGCACGCACACCCGCACCGAGCTCGCGGCGCAGTACGCCGGTGCGGAGGCCTCCGAGCGCGGGGCGGAGCTCGCCCGCTGGGCCGATCGCTCGGTGTTCGACGCCGAGCCGCCCCACGCCGACGAGAGCGAGCGCTTCTGGCGCATCGTCGAGGAGGAGCGGGCGAGATTCGCCGCCGAGGCCGGCTGGTGGGCGCGCCTGCGGGCCCGCCTGTCGCTGCGATCGTTCCTGCGCTCGGCGAGGGCCCGCGCGTCCCGCCGCAGACCGCCGGGGGGCCGCCGTGAACGCGGCTAG
- a CDS encoding DUF5684 domain-containing protein, producing MTGLVGTTAAAVAGALAYYDDGATGPTPVILLAVQLLFVAGVYVWVALALAAIFRKTGQQTWKAWVPVVNAWTLFTVAGMRGWWAIVLAVVAIVAGVGSLLAAGAFAAGAIGAATAGEAGAAGASVLGALLVPLLIWGAYGVFALILQVCMVHGVNRGFGLGAGYTVLGALLLPVWASVVGWGSARWIGRPPAMAQPSLTAPPPPPPASPFTLGGQAGPAPASAMPAAAPGPLAAPPTAPAGPAGMPAVPPPPAMGGNPWAPPAPPAAPGGAAPAATPATPITPAPAPVVAAAPVSAAAAAVAPVSAPVVAAAPVSAAAAAGPAATSPEEDLDEHTVLAARRPSGWTLVLPDGARVSLLADAAVLGRNPVAPAESPRAQVVAVDDVTRTVSKTHALLHRDEAGWKVTDLASTNGVFLADESEVAGTAAVSGVFFLGDARLELLADA from the coding sequence ATGACGGGCCTGGTGGGGACGACGGCAGCGGCCGTGGCGGGGGCACTGGCGTACTACGACGACGGGGCGACCGGTCCGACGCCGGTGATCCTGCTGGCCGTGCAGCTGCTGTTCGTCGCGGGGGTCTACGTCTGGGTGGCGCTGGCGCTGGCGGCGATCTTCCGCAAGACGGGGCAGCAGACGTGGAAGGCCTGGGTGCCGGTCGTGAACGCGTGGACACTGTTCACGGTCGCCGGAATGCGCGGCTGGTGGGCGATCGTGCTCGCGGTGGTCGCGATCGTCGCCGGAGTGGGCAGTCTGCTGGCCGCCGGGGCTTTCGCCGCCGGGGCGATCGGCGCGGCGACGGCGGGCGAAGCCGGCGCAGCCGGTGCCTCGGTGCTCGGGGCCCTGCTCGTTCCCCTTCTCATCTGGGGCGCGTACGGCGTCTTCGCCCTCATCCTGCAGGTCTGCATGGTGCACGGCGTGAACCGAGGATTCGGGCTGGGTGCGGGATACACGGTGCTCGGCGCGCTGCTGCTCCCGGTGTGGGCGAGCGTGGTCGGCTGGGGATCGGCCCGGTGGATCGGCCGGCCGCCGGCGATGGCGCAGCCCTCGCTCACCGCGCCGCCCCCGCCGCCGCCCGCGAGCCCGTTCACGCTGGGCGGGCAGGCCGGTCCCGCGCCGGCCAGCGCGATGCCTGCCGCCGCTCCCGGCCCGCTCGCCGCTCCCCCGACGGCACCCGCCGGACCTGCCGGAATGCCGGCGGTCCCCCCGCCGCCCGCGATGGGCGGCAACCCCTGGGCCCCGCCCGCGCCTCCCGCTGCGCCCGGCGGCGCGGCGCCCGCGGCCACCCCCGCGACGCCGATCACACCGGCCCCCGCCCCCGTCGTTGCCGCCGCACCGGTGTCCGCGGCGGCGGCCGCGGTCGCACCGGTGTCCGCCCCCGTCGTTGCCGCCGCACCGGTGTCCGCCGCGGCCGCCGCCGGCCCGGCCGCGACGAGCCCGGAGGAGGACCTCGACGAGCACACGGTGCTGGCCGCACGGCGACCGAGCGGTTGGACGCTGGTGCTTCCCGACGGCGCGCGGGTGTCCCTGCTCGCGGATGCCGCGGTGCTCGGGCGCAACCCGGTCGCTCCGGCCGAGAGCCCCCGGGCGCAGGTCGTCGCGGTCGACGACGTCACCCGCACGGTGTCGAAGACCCACGCGCTGCTGCACCGCGACGAGGCGGGCTGGAAGGTCACCGACCTGGCATCCACCAACGGGGTCTTCCTCGCCGACGAGAGCGAAGTCGCCGGCACCGCCGCCGTCTCGGGCGTCTTCTTCCTGGGCGACGCGCGCCTGGAACTGCTCGCCGACGCCTGA
- a CDS encoding PP2C family protein-serine/threonine phosphatase, translating into MPATPMPTAGSLQVTCGAHTDPGLRRPVNEDALFAEHPVYIVADGMGGHDAGDLASAAIIEVFRPLAGRDDLTPDDVAAAVERAHTAVADIAVNRPRGAGSTLTGVVAVRQDGVRRWLVVNVGDSRVYRLLTDRLEQLTVDHSVAQELVDEGRLARHEMSSFRGRNVITRAIGQERSRADYWLLPIVTGERLLVCSDGLTGELTDEAIRAGLALGGAPGQTAGSLVAQAIGHGGRDNISAIVIDVVAGGISPRQEDTTGGLPSADEASVTVEVSTLRSMRTRRSRG; encoded by the coding sequence ATGCCTGCCACACCCATGCCCACCGCGGGCAGTCTGCAGGTCACGTGCGGCGCGCACACCGACCCGGGGCTGCGCCGACCGGTCAACGAGGACGCGCTGTTCGCCGAGCACCCGGTGTACATCGTGGCCGACGGCATGGGCGGCCACGACGCCGGCGACCTCGCCAGCGCGGCGATCATCGAGGTGTTCCGGCCGCTGGCCGGTCGCGACGACCTCACCCCCGACGACGTCGCCGCGGCCGTCGAGCGCGCACACACGGCGGTGGCGGACATCGCCGTGAACCGGCCGCGCGGGGCGGGCTCCACCCTCACCGGCGTCGTCGCGGTGCGGCAGGACGGCGTGCGGCGTTGGCTCGTGGTCAACGTCGGCGACTCCCGTGTGTACCGGCTGTTGACCGATCGCCTCGAACAGCTCACCGTCGACCACTCCGTGGCGCAGGAGCTCGTCGACGAGGGCCGGCTGGCCCGCCACGAGATGTCGTCGTTCCGGGGTCGCAACGTGATCACGCGCGCGATCGGCCAGGAGCGCAGCCGTGCGGACTACTGGCTGCTGCCCATCGTCACGGGCGAGCGGCTGCTCGTCTGCTCAGACGGGCTGACCGGCGAACTCACCGATGAAGCCATCCGCGCCGGCCTCGCCCTCGGCGGGGCGCCGGGTCAGACGGCCGGTTCGCTCGTCGCCCAGGCGATCGGGCACGGCGGACGGGACAACATCTCCGCGATCGTCATCGATGTGGTCGCCGGAGGAATCAGCCCCCGCCAGGAGGACACCACCGGCGGGCTGCCCTCCGCCGATGAGGCGTCGGTGACGGTCGAAGTGTCCACCCTGCGCTCGATGCGCACCAGGAGGAGCCGTGGCTGA
- a CDS encoding FHA domain-containing protein: protein MAEWSSAPGHLPAIVTGDLALLFAGPHATRAARAVLSHAAPGDGWESVLDLMLRDGLSSLPDFFAGQLDDGALAGVVRGTARLTAAHFDGSTTELSGAELRTWREFRLEKVASFTAHAGADTGLPLAPARPGPLAVSRIGCVMAAASAAPAPVDLARTLEFSDFLEPAPDQQAADAAAASHAPDPAVASVDVPGSGRYDELFGATIHFGVEAAAVRPPEDGDEQSLEEPAAAVSGIVCVAGHPNPLARETCTRCGASLTGAELSRVPRPNLGAVVLPDGRPVPLAGAMLIGRSPRVDRTDGDAMPTLVVIDDPDVSRTHVRIVIEGWQVLLEDLGSTNGTVFTARGTGPRRIRPGEAVLVTDGAVADLGPRSRITFTGVP, encoded by the coding sequence GTGGCTGAGTGGTCTTCGGCTCCGGGTCACCTGCCCGCCATCGTCACCGGAGACCTTGCGCTGCTGTTCGCGGGACCCCACGCCACGCGCGCGGCGCGGGCGGTGCTGTCCCACGCCGCCCCCGGTGACGGCTGGGAGAGCGTGCTCGACCTCATGCTGCGCGACGGCTTGAGCAGCCTTCCCGACTTCTTCGCCGGTCAGCTGGACGACGGGGCCCTCGCGGGGGTCGTGCGCGGCACCGCGCGGCTGACGGCCGCCCACTTCGATGGCAGCACGACGGAGCTCTCCGGAGCCGAGCTGCGCACCTGGCGTGAGTTCCGACTCGAGAAGGTGGCGTCGTTCACGGCCCACGCCGGCGCCGACACCGGTCTCCCCCTCGCCCCGGCACGCCCCGGCCCGCTCGCGGTGTCGCGGATCGGCTGTGTCATGGCCGCCGCCTCCGCCGCCCCCGCGCCGGTGGACCTCGCCCGCACGCTCGAGTTCTCCGACTTCCTCGAACCGGCCCCGGACCAGCAGGCGGCCGACGCCGCAGCGGCGAGCCATGCACCCGACCCCGCGGTCGCATCGGTCGACGTACCCGGGAGTGGCCGCTACGACGAGCTCTTCGGCGCCACCATCCACTTCGGCGTCGAGGCGGCGGCCGTGCGACCGCCCGAAGACGGGGACGAGCAGTCGCTGGAGGAGCCGGCAGCCGCCGTCAGCGGCATCGTCTGCGTCGCCGGCCACCCCAACCCGCTCGCTCGAGAAACCTGCACCCGCTGCGGAGCGTCGCTGACGGGGGCGGAGCTCTCACGCGTGCCTCGTCCGAACCTGGGCGCGGTCGTGCTGCCCGACGGTCGCCCGGTGCCGCTCGCCGGCGCCATGCTCATCGGCCGCAGCCCGAGGGTCGACCGCACGGACGGCGACGCGATGCCCACGCTCGTCGTGATCGACGATCCCGACGTCTCCCGCACGCATGTGCGCATCGTCATCGAGGGGTGGCAGGTGCTCCTCGAGGATCTGGGTTCCACCAACGGCACCGTCTTCACCGCACGGGGCACCGGCCCGCGACGCATCCGCCCGGGCGAAGCGGTGCTCGTCACCGACGGGGCCGTCGCAGACCTCGGTCCCCGCAGCCGCATCACGTTCACGGGTGTCCCGTGA
- a CDS encoding serine/threonine-protein kinase, whose translation MSARYGPVDIPGFTHQRPLGLGGYADVFLYEQHLPRRLVAVKIMHAPVDDPAARARFESEANLMAALSTHPSIVTIHHAAVADNGRPYLVMEYCSRPTLAETYPLRTVSVPELLQTLVRLCGAVETAHRAGILHRDIKPANVLTTDYGWPALADFGLSSIAGAAADAGGVSVPWAAPEVVSGHGFDARSDVYALAATAYTVLAGRAPFEDPRARADLSAHVTRVLTEAAPPIGRDDVPVTLERLILAALAKDPDRRPQSASEFARTLQRIEQDLHLPVTNLDIPALATMAAPPGPPAPDDAELPERTRLVTRRRAEPAPDDHTLLSARTSAAAPPSPGADAAPEVAIPDDHTVLSRRPGARTAPAPQTDDEHTRLASRRSGPGAPDAPPADAATDDGTLLAARRPGVRDDPAPQTDDEHTQLLARRPGPPEGDDAPTTDPLAAAAPAAGRTARDPGVDATREAYGIRRSPAVAPVVRSAPAPAPPPAAAGTASATGPRRAGRGRRVAVAAIAVGATVAVIAAAIAGIGALVGL comes from the coding sequence GTGAGCGCCCGCTACGGCCCGGTCGACATCCCCGGGTTCACGCATCAGCGACCGCTGGGGCTGGGCGGCTACGCCGACGTCTTCCTCTACGAGCAGCATCTGCCGCGCCGCCTGGTGGCCGTGAAGATCATGCACGCGCCGGTCGACGATCCCGCCGCCCGCGCACGCTTCGAGAGCGAGGCGAACTTGATGGCGGCGCTGTCGACGCATCCGTCGATCGTGACCATCCATCACGCCGCCGTCGCCGACAACGGCAGGCCGTACCTGGTGATGGAGTACTGCTCTCGCCCGACTCTGGCCGAGACCTACCCGCTTCGCACGGTCAGCGTGCCCGAACTGCTGCAGACGCTCGTGCGGCTGTGCGGAGCGGTCGAGACCGCGCACCGCGCCGGCATCCTGCACCGCGACATCAAGCCGGCGAACGTGCTGACCACCGACTACGGGTGGCCGGCGCTGGCCGACTTCGGGCTGTCGTCCATCGCGGGCGCCGCAGCCGACGCCGGCGGAGTGTCGGTCCCGTGGGCCGCGCCGGAAGTGGTCAGCGGACACGGCTTCGACGCTCGGTCGGACGTGTACGCCCTCGCGGCGACGGCCTACACGGTGCTCGCCGGGCGGGCGCCCTTCGAGGACCCTCGGGCGCGTGCGGATCTGTCCGCCCACGTGACGCGGGTGCTGACCGAGGCAGCCCCGCCCATCGGCCGCGACGACGTGCCGGTCACGCTCGAACGTCTCATCCTCGCCGCGCTGGCCAAAGACCCCGACCGGCGGCCGCAGAGCGCATCGGAGTTCGCCCGCACCCTGCAACGCATCGAGCAGGACCTGCACCTGCCCGTGACCAACCTCGACATCCCCGCGCTGGCGACGATGGCCGCTCCGCCGGGGCCTCCGGCGCCCGACGACGCCGAGCTTCCCGAACGCACCCGCCTCGTCACCCGCCGACGCGCCGAGCCCGCCCCAGACGATCACACGCTGCTGTCGGCCCGCACGTCCGCTGCGGCACCGCCGTCACCCGGCGCGGATGCCGCCCCCGAGGTGGCCATTCCCGACGACCACACGGTGCTCTCCCGCCGTCCCGGCGCTCGCACCGCTCCCGCCCCGCAGACCGACGACGAGCACACGCGGCTCGCGTCCCGACGCTCCGGCCCGGGAGCCCCCGACGCCCCACCCGCTGACGCCGCCACCGACGACGGCACGCTGCTCGCCGCGCGACGTCCCGGCGTCCGCGACGACCCGGCCCCGCAGACCGATGACGAGCACACGCAGCTGCTCGCCCGCCGGCCCGGCCCGCCCGAAGGGGACGACGCACCCACCACCGATCCGCTCGCCGCGGCGGCGCCGGCCGCGGGGCGCACCGCCCGGGACCCCGGCGTCGACGCGACGCGCGAGGCGTACGGCATCCGTCGCTCGCCCGCCGTGGCACCGGTGGTGCGGTCCGCGCCCGCGCCGGCACCGCCGCCCGCCGCCGCCGGGACCGCTTCGGCGACCGGTCCGCGCCGGGCGGGGCGCGGACGCCGGGTCGCCGTCGCGGCGATCGCGGTGGGGGCGACGGTGGCGGTCATCGCCGCCGCGATCGCGGGCATCGGTGCGCTGGTGGGGCTATGA